From Campylobacter upsaliensis, the proteins below share one genomic window:
- the hemN gene encoding oxygen-independent coproporphyrinogen III oxidase, whose amino-acid sequence MKDYKAFVKYSKAGPRYTSYPTAVEFSTEFSYGKYLRCLRESKRDLSLYFHLPFCRSACYFCGCNVIYTAKEESKKRYLTYLFRELDILSSLLDTQKKVVQMHFGGGTPTYFSAEELESLILKIKSVFSHFDKEAELSCEIDPRFFNDAQADVLVQNGFNRISFGVQDFDERVQKEIHRIQPFDLTKEALLKVRSRGIKSVNIDLIYGLPFQNLQSFKQTLDKILLLDPDRLAIFNYAHVPWLKKNMRKFDENTLPSPDVKLQILEYCEQFLGQNHYKMIGMDHFAKEDDELFKALNDNTLHRNFQGYTTKGGVDLVGVGLTSIGEGQNYYAQNFKDLKSYEEAIERGILPFERGVLLSDDDRLRKAVIMALMANFKLDIKEIEREFKIDFREYFKQDLKALEEYGEFVSVENDFIKVNETGTMLIRNIAMCFDAYLKNISEEKKVFSKTL is encoded by the coding sequence ATGAAAGATTATAAAGCCTTTGTAAAGTATTCTAAGGCTGGTCCTCGTTACACTTCCTACCCTACGGCTGTGGAATTTAGCACGGAATTTAGCTATGGGAAATATTTAAGATGTTTAAGGGAGTCCAAACGCGATCTTTCTTTATATTTTCACCTGCCTTTTTGTAGAAGCGCTTGCTATTTTTGCGGGTGTAATGTCATTTACACAGCTAAAGAAGAGAGTAAAAAGCGTTATTTAACATATCTTTTTAGAGAGCTTGACATTTTAAGCTCTCTTTTAGACACACAAAAAAAAGTCGTGCAGATGCACTTTGGAGGTGGTACACCGACTTATTTTTCTGCTGAGGAATTAGAAAGTTTAATTTTAAAAATTAAAAGCGTTTTTTCTCATTTTGACAAAGAAGCCGAGCTAAGTTGCGAGATAGACCCTCGCTTTTTCAATGACGCACAAGCTGATGTTTTGGTGCAAAATGGTTTTAACCGCATTAGCTTTGGGGTGCAAGATTTTGACGAAAGAGTGCAAAAAGAAATCCATAGAATTCAACCTTTTGATTTAACAAAAGAAGCGCTTTTAAAGGTGCGAAGTCGTGGGATAAAGTCCGTTAATATCGACCTAATTTATGGCTTACCTTTTCAAAATTTGCAAAGTTTTAAGCAAACCTTAGACAAAATTTTGCTTTTAGACCCTGACCGCTTGGCGATTTTTAATTACGCGCATGTGCCTTGGCTTAAGAAAAATATGAGAAAATTTGACGAAAATACCCTACCAAGCCCTGATGTCAAGCTTCAAATTTTAGAATATTGTGAGCAATTTTTAGGGCAAAATCACTACAAAATGATAGGAATGGACCATTTTGCTAAAGAAGATGATGAGCTTTTTAAAGCTTTAAATGATAATACCTTGCATAGAAATTTTCAAGGCTACACGACTAAGGGTGGTGTGGATTTAGTGGGCGTGGGACTGACTAGCATAGGCGAGGGGCAAAATTATTATGCGCAAAATTTCAAGGATTTAAAATCTTACGAAGAAGCGATTGAAAGGGGGATTTTGCCTTTTGAAAGGGGGGTTTTACTTAGTGATGATGATAGGCTTAGAAAGGCTGTTATTATGGCTTTAATGGCGAATTTTAAGCTAGATATTAAAGAGATAGAAAGAGAATTTAAAATTGATTTTAGAGAATATTTTAAACAGGATTTAAAGGCTCTTGAGGAGTATGGTGAGTTTGTAAGCGTTGAAAATGATTTCATTAAAGTCAATGAAACAGGCACAATGCTTATAAGAAATATCGCAATGTGTTTTGATGCGTATTTAAAAAACATTAGCGAAGAAAAAAAAGTATTTTCAAAGACTTTATAA
- a CDS encoding (Fe-S)-binding protein has protein sequence MDFTKFSQSCVKCGKCIPTCTIHQIKRDEINSPRGFLDLLAAYKEGNLELDKEAKRVFESCFLCTNCVEVCPSHIRVDNAIEAVRYDIAKKFGIAWYKRLLLYFLRTRKALDIAAKFGFVFQSCAFALQNSGMKARFSLPFIKKGRLLPSFKQKSFLNQNTEFIDNGGEKSVGFFVGCLANYFYIDSAKAVLSIAKELKINVDLMKEQVCCGAPHFFTGDFKSLESLAKKNVEYFEKKLESVEYIITPEATCSAMLSVDLEHFFTMIKEEQWAKRAAKIAPKIKLATWYFYEKTPLLELLKTKGKRDLLLTYHDPCHARKMQGVFKEPRAFLKVNYRFAEMSDSNACCGFGGVSMQSDYYENTLKVGLKKAKMIDESGASVVSAECSACRMQISNALTQNQSKVVFKSPLELIAQALKQ, from the coding sequence ATGGACTTTACAAAATTTTCTCAAAGCTGTGTTAAATGTGGTAAATGTATCCCTACTTGCACTATTCATCAAATCAAACGCGATGAGATTAATTCTCCGCGTGGTTTTTTAGACCTTTTGGCTGCCTATAAAGAGGGAAATTTAGAGCTTGATAAAGAAGCAAAAAGAGTGTTTGAATCTTGCTTTTTATGCACGAATTGCGTGGAGGTTTGCCCATCGCACATTAGGGTTGATAATGCCATTGAGGCGGTGCGTTATGACATCGCTAAGAAATTTGGCATAGCGTGGTATAAAAGGCTTTTGCTTTATTTTTTACGCACGAGAAAAGCCCTTGATATAGCAGCTAAATTTGGCTTTGTATTTCAAAGCTGTGCTTTTGCTTTGCAAAATTCTGGTATGAAGGCGCGTTTTTCTTTACCCTTTATCAAAAAAGGCAGACTTTTGCCTAGTTTTAAGCAAAAAAGCTTTTTAAATCAAAACACCGAATTTATCGATAATGGCGGAGAAAAAAGCGTGGGATTTTTTGTAGGCTGTTTGGCAAATTATTTTTATATAGATAGTGCAAAAGCCGTGCTTAGTATAGCTAAAGAGCTTAAAATTAATGTTGATTTGATGAAAGAGCAGGTTTGCTGTGGAGCGCCGCATTTTTTCACAGGGGATTTTAAAAGCCTTGAAAGTCTAGCGAAAAAAAATGTGGAATATTTTGAAAAAAAACTTGAAAGTGTGGAGTATATCATCACTCCTGAAGCGACTTGCTCGGCTATGCTTAGTGTGGATTTGGAGCATTTTTTTACGATGATAAAGGAGGAGCAGTGGGCTAAAAGAGCGGCTAAAATCGCCCCTAAAATCAAGCTTGCGACTTGGTATTTTTATGAAAAAACGCCTCTTTTAGAGCTTTTAAAAACTAAGGGGAAAAGAGATTTACTTTTAACCTACCACGACCCTTGCCACGCGAGGAAAATGCAAGGAGTGTTTAAGGAGCCTAGAGCCTTTTTAAAGGTAAATTACCGCTTTGCTGAGATGAGTGATTCTAATGCTTGTTGCGGTTTTGGAGGCGTGAGTATGCAAAGTGATTATTATGAAAATACCTTAAAAGTGGGACTTAAAAAAGCTAAGATGATTGATGAAAGTGGTGCTAGCGTGGTGAGTGCGGAATGTTCGGCTTGTAGAATGCAAATTTCAAACGCCCTTACGCAAAATCAAAGCAAGGTGGTTTTTAAAAGCCCCCTTGAATTAATCGCACAGGCTTTAAAGCAGTGA
- the pseF gene encoding pseudaminic acid cytidylyltransferase — protein sequence MKSLCIIPARGGSKRIPRKNIIDFCGKPLMAYSIENALNSGIFEEVVVSSDDEEILQVAEVFGARALMREKELSDDFSSSSKVIKSVSEKIGAGYENICCLYATAPLLNAKLLKEAYEEFIKGDFSFLFGAVEFDYPIQRAFYLKGKRVYMFDESQYFVRSQDLERAYHDAGVFYFGKKEAWLKEEMIFTPNSSVYLLPRNLVCDIDTPQDLEFAKKLFALNKALM from the coding sequence GTGAAAAGTCTTTGCATTATCCCAGCGCGTGGTGGTTCTAAGCGAATTCCAAGAAAAAATATTATTGATTTTTGTGGCAAACCCTTGATGGCTTATAGTATAGAAAATGCCCTAAATTCAGGCATTTTTGAGGAAGTTGTGGTTTCTAGTGATGATGAGGAAATTTTGCAAGTGGCAGAGGTTTTTGGGGCGAGGGCTTTGATGAGGGAAAAGGAGTTAAGTGATGATTTTAGCTCAAGTTCTAAGGTTATAAAAAGCGTTAGCGAAAAAATAGGGGCTGGGTATGAAAACATTTGCTGTCTTTATGCGACCGCACCCTTACTTAATGCAAAGCTTTTAAAAGAAGCTTATGAAGAATTTATTAAGGGCGATTTTAGCTTTTTGTTTGGCGCTGTGGAATTTGACTATCCTATCCAAAGGGCGTTTTATTTGAAGGGAAAAAGGGTTTATATGTTTGATGAAAGTCAGTATTTTGTGCGTTCTCAGGATTTAGAAAGGGCGTATCACGATGCGGGGGTATTTTATTTTGGTAAAAAAGAAGCGTGGCTTAAGGAGGAGATGATTTTCACACCGAATTCTAGCGTGTATTTGCTGCCTAGAAATTTGGTTTGCGACATTGACACGCCACAGGATTTAGAATTTGCGAAAAAACTTTTTGCGTTAAATAAGGCTTTGATGTGA